One Thauera sp. K11 DNA window includes the following coding sequences:
- the pyrF gene encoding orotidine-5'-phosphate decarboxylase, protein MHFMTALKAAWQQRNSLLCVGLDPDPARFPAHLQGRPDAIFEFCKAIVDVTADAVCCFKPQIAHFAARRAEDQLEALIEHIHARHPGTPVVLDAKRGDIGSTAEQYAVESFERYKADAVTVNPYMGRDSVEPYLAYPDKGVILLCRTSNPGGSDLQFLDVGAPGGSLKLYEHVARLVAEEWNAGGNCGLVVGATFPAEIARVRALTGDMPLLVPGIGAQGGDVPATVAAGRTADGTGLMINSSRAILYAGAMSAESEGFAAAARQAALATRDAINACR, encoded by the coding sequence ATGCACTTCATGACCGCCCTGAAGGCCGCCTGGCAGCAGCGCAACAGCCTGCTGTGCGTCGGCCTCGATCCCGATCCGGCCAGGTTCCCGGCCCATCTGCAGGGACGTCCGGACGCCATCTTCGAGTTCTGCAAGGCCATCGTCGATGTCACGGCGGACGCCGTGTGCTGCTTCAAGCCGCAGATCGCCCACTTCGCCGCGCGCCGCGCCGAAGACCAGCTCGAAGCGCTGATCGAGCACATCCACGCCAGGCATCCCGGCACGCCGGTGGTGCTCGACGCCAAGCGCGGCGACATCGGCAGCACCGCCGAGCAGTACGCGGTCGAGTCCTTCGAACGCTACAAGGCCGATGCGGTCACGGTGAACCCCTACATGGGGCGCGATTCGGTCGAGCCCTACCTGGCCTACCCGGACAAGGGCGTGATCCTGCTGTGCCGCACCTCGAACCCGGGCGGTTCGGACCTGCAGTTCCTCGACGTCGGCGCCCCCGGCGGCAGCCTGAAACTCTACGAGCACGTCGCGCGCCTGGTGGCCGAGGAGTGGAATGCCGGCGGCAACTGCGGCCTGGTGGTGGGGGCGACCTTTCCGGCCGAGATCGCGCGCGTGCGCGCACTCACCGGCGACATGCCGCTGCTGGTGCCGGGCATCGGCGCGCAGGGCGGCGACGTTCCCGCCACCGTGGCCGCCGGCCGCACGGCGGACGGCACCGGGCTGATGATCAACTCCTCGCGCGCCATCCTCTATGCGGGCGCGATGTCCGCCGAAAGCGAAGGCTTCGCCGCCGCCGCGCGCCAGGCCGCGCTCGCCACCCGCGACGCGATCAACGCCTGCCGCTGA
- the ubiA gene encoding 4-hydroxybenzoate octaprenyltransferase produces the protein MMNTMTLSAKLPHYVRLMRLDKPIGTLLLLWPTLWALWIAADGVPPLHVLLIFALGTLLMRSAGCVINDYADRDFDGHVERTRSRPLATRAVSPREALLLAAGLSAAAFILILPLQPLVIWLSVPALFLAASYPFTKRFFAIPQAYLGIAFGFGIPMGFAAILGEVPAIAWVMLLANICWAVAYDTEYAMVDRPDDLKIGIKTSAITFGRFDVAAVMLCYAAAFALLAAVGVAAARGPLYFAGLLGAAGIAGYHYTLIRERDRANCFKAFRHNNWVGAAIFAGVFLDDLLRRF, from the coding sequence ATGATGAACACGATGACACTGAGTGCCAAACTGCCCCACTACGTCCGCCTGATGCGGCTCGACAAGCCGATCGGCACGCTGCTGCTGCTGTGGCCCACGCTGTGGGCGCTGTGGATCGCGGCGGACGGCGTGCCGCCGCTCCACGTGCTGCTGATCTTCGCGCTGGGTACGCTGCTGATGCGCTCGGCCGGCTGCGTGATCAACGACTACGCCGACCGCGACTTCGATGGCCACGTCGAGCGTACCCGGAGCCGTCCGCTCGCCACCCGCGCGGTGAGCCCGCGCGAGGCCCTGCTGCTGGCGGCGGGGCTGTCGGCCGCGGCCTTCATCCTGATCCTGCCGCTCCAGCCGCTGGTGATCTGGCTGTCGGTGCCGGCGCTGTTCCTGGCGGCGAGCTATCCGTTCACCAAGCGCTTCTTCGCCATCCCGCAGGCGTACCTGGGCATCGCCTTCGGCTTCGGCATCCCGATGGGTTTTGCCGCGATCCTCGGCGAGGTGCCGGCCATCGCCTGGGTGATGCTGCTGGCGAACATCTGCTGGGCAGTGGCCTACGACACCGAGTATGCGATGGTCGATCGCCCCGACGACCTCAAGATCGGCATCAAGACCTCGGCGATCACCTTCGGGCGCTTCGACGTCGCGGCGGTGATGCTGTGCTATGCCGCGGCGTTCGCGCTGCTGGCGGCGGTCGGCGTCGCCGCCGCCCGCGGCCCGCTCTATTTCGCCGGCCTGCTCGGCGCGGCCGGCATCGCCGGCTATCACTACACGCTGATCCGCGAGCGCGACCGCGCCAACTGCTTCAAGGCGTTCCGCCACAACAACTGGGTGGGGGCGGCGATTTTCGCCGGCGTGTTCCTCGACGACCTGCTGCGCCGCTTCTGA
- a CDS encoding chorismate--pyruvate lyase family protein: MRTRLHRETWRPAPPRAGVPSALIPWLTDPASLTSRIRARCTHFAVRLLFQGPGSARLDEAALLGLRAGERVWVREVLLLADGRPVVFGRSLLPRRNVRGAWNLFHGMGSRPLGEALFADPAISRSPLSCMRFDARDARYHRARSALAVHDGAPLPRQSWARRSLFRLHGRALLVSEFFLPAIFDLPR; the protein is encoded by the coding sequence ATGCGTACCCGACTCCACCGCGAAACCTGGCGCCCGGCACCGCCGCGCGCCGGCGTCCCGTCCGCCCTGATCCCCTGGCTGACCGATCCTGCCTCGCTGACCTCGCGCATCCGTGCGCGCTGCACGCATTTCGCCGTGCGCCTGTTGTTCCAGGGGCCGGGCAGCGCGCGGCTCGACGAGGCAGCCTTGCTCGGCCTGCGTGCGGGCGAGCGGGTCTGGGTGCGCGAGGTGCTGCTGCTGGCCGACGGCCGGCCGGTGGTGTTCGGGCGTTCGCTGCTGCCGCGGCGCAACGTGCGCGGCGCCTGGAACCTGTTCCACGGCATGGGGTCGCGGCCGCTGGGCGAGGCGCTGTTCGCCGATCCGGCGATCAGCCGTTCGCCGCTGAGCTGCATGCGTTTCGATGCGCGCGATGCGCGTTATCATCGGGCGCGTTCCGCGCTCGCCGTGCACGACGGCGCCCCGCTGCCGCGGCAGTCGTGGGCGCGCCGCTCGCTGTTCCGCCTGCACGGCCGCGCCCTGCTGGTGAGCGAATTCTTTCTGCCTGCGATATTCGATCTGCCCCGATGA
- the recG gene encoding ATP-dependent DNA helicase RecG yields MPSASASKPAAQDASPAAPAPAARGWAGVGSQLAGRLAKLDIHRPEDLVLHLPLRYEDETRITPIEAVRPGFPAQVEGEVSSCEVTPHPRRQLVARVRDASGTLVARWLNFYPSQQKMLAPGRRVRLFGEVRGGFFGDEMVHPRLRPVAAGEGLPEALTPVYPTTAGLGQATLRRLIDRALAVSPLDDPLPPAVCDALLLPSFADAVRALHHPAPDADPAALEQRHHSAWRRIKFEELLVQQMSLRRAYNARRARGAAALPARRELTDALLAQLPFRLTGAQARAVAEIAADLAAAHPMQRLLQGDVGSGKTIVAALAMLQAAENGYQAALMAPTEILAEQHWKKLAAWLEPLGLHVVWLSGSRKKREREAELERLRSGEALLAVGTHALIEDPVNLPRLALAVVDEQHRFGVRQRLALREKGIAGEGAGLRPHMLMMSATPIPRTLAMTHYADLDVSVLDELPPGRTPIRTRLVSDARRDEVIGRLRAACSEGRQAYWVCPLIEESETLQLQTALETFETLSAALPELRIGLLHGKLKADGKSATMAAFAAHELDVLVATTVIEVGVDVPNASLMVIEHAERFGLAQLHQLRGRVGRGSAESVCILIYAQPLSQTGRERLKVIYEHTDGFEIARADLRIRGPGEFVGARQSGLPLLRYASLEGDVDLIEPARTLAEQMLRDMPQAAERLMARWLGGREALLRA; encoded by the coding sequence TTGCCGTCCGCGTCCGCCTCGAAGCCTGCCGCGCAGGATGCATCTCCGGCGGCGCCCGCGCCGGCTGCGCGCGGCTGGGCGGGCGTCGGCTCCCAGCTCGCCGGCCGCCTGGCGAAGCTCGACATCCACCGGCCGGAAGATCTCGTCCTGCATCTGCCGCTGCGCTACGAGGACGAGACCCGCATCACGCCGATCGAGGCCGTGCGCCCCGGCTTTCCGGCACAGGTCGAGGGCGAGGTGTCGTCCTGCGAAGTCACCCCGCATCCGCGCCGCCAGCTCGTCGCCCGGGTCCGCGACGCATCGGGCACGCTGGTGGCGCGCTGGCTCAATTTCTACCCGTCGCAGCAGAAGATGCTGGCGCCCGGCCGCCGTGTGCGGCTGTTCGGCGAGGTGCGCGGCGGCTTCTTCGGCGACGAGATGGTGCATCCGCGGCTGCGGCCGGTGGCGGCCGGCGAAGGGTTGCCCGAGGCGCTGACGCCGGTGTATCCGACGACGGCGGGCCTGGGGCAGGCGACGCTGCGCAGGCTGATCGACCGCGCGCTGGCGGTGTCGCCGCTGGACGATCCGCTGCCGCCGGCGGTATGCGATGCGCTGCTCCTGCCGTCTTTCGCCGACGCAGTCCGCGCGTTGCACCATCCGGCTCCGGATGCCGATCCGGCGGCGCTGGAGCAGCGGCATCATTCGGCCTGGCGGCGCATCAAGTTCGAGGAACTGCTGGTGCAGCAGATGTCGCTGCGCCGCGCCTACAACGCCCGCCGCGCGCGCGGCGCGGCCGCCTTGCCGGCGCGCCGCGAGCTGACGGACGCGCTGCTGGCGCAACTGCCCTTCCGGCTGACCGGGGCGCAGGCGCGCGCCGTTGCCGAGATCGCCGCCGATCTCGCGGCGGCGCATCCGATGCAGCGCCTGCTGCAGGGCGACGTCGGCAGCGGCAAGACCATCGTCGCCGCGCTGGCGATGCTGCAGGCGGCCGAGAACGGTTACCAGGCGGCGCTGATGGCGCCGACGGAAATCCTTGCCGAACAGCACTGGAAGAAGCTCGCCGCCTGGCTGGAGCCGCTCGGCCTGCACGTGGTCTGGCTGTCGGGCAGCAGGAAGAAGCGCGAGCGCGAGGCCGAACTCGAGCGCCTGCGCAGCGGCGAGGCGTTGCTGGCGGTCGGCACGCATGCCCTGATCGAAGACCCGGTGAACCTGCCCCGGCTGGCGCTGGCCGTCGTGGACGAGCAGCACCGCTTCGGCGTGCGCCAGCGCCTGGCCCTGCGCGAGAAGGGCATCGCCGGCGAAGGCGCCGGCCTGCGGCCCCACATGCTGATGATGTCGGCCACGCCCATCCCGCGCACGCTGGCGATGACGCACTACGCCGACCTCGATGTGTCGGTGCTCGACGAACTGCCGCCGGGCCGCACGCCGATCCGCACGCGGCTGGTGTCCGATGCGCGCCGCGACGAGGTCATCGGCCGGCTGCGCGCCGCCTGCAGCGAGGGGCGCCAGGCTTACTGGGTGTGCCCGCTGATCGAGGAGTCCGAGACGCTGCAACTGCAGACCGCGCTCGAAACCTTCGAGACCTTGTCCGCCGCGCTGCCGGAGCTGCGCATCGGCCTGCTGCACGGCAAGCTGAAGGCCGACGGGAAGTCGGCGACGATGGCGGCCTTCGCCGCCCATGAGCTTGACGTGCTGGTGGCCACCACCGTCATCGAGGTCGGCGTGGACGTGCCCAACGCCAGCCTGATGGTGATCGAGCACGCCGAGCGCTTCGGCCTGGCGCAACTGCATCAGTTGCGCGGCCGCGTCGGGCGCGGCAGTGCGGAGTCGGTGTGCATCCTCATCTACGCCCAGCCGCTGTCGCAGACGGGCCGTGAGCGCCTGAAGGTGATCTACGAGCACACCGACGGTTTCGAGATCGCCCGTGCCGACCTGCGCATCCGCGGCCCCGGCGAGTTCGTCGGCGCGCGCCAGAGCGGCCTGCCGCTGCTGCGCTACGCCAGCCTGGAGGGCGACGTCGACCTGATCGAGCCGGCGCGCACACTGGCCGAGCAGATGCTGCGCGACATGCCGCAGGCGGCCGAGCGGCTGATGGCGCGCTGGCTGGGCGGGCGGGAGGCGTTGCTGCGCGCTTGA
- a CDS encoding RidA family protein: MSRSIVSTPNAPAAIGTYSQAVKAGNTVYISGQIGLDPVSMQMAEGFEAQTVRVFENLKALAEAAGGSLADAVKLTIFLTDLGNFAKVNEVMARYFAEPYPARAAVGVKELPRGAVVEADAILVLG, translated from the coding sequence ATGAGCCGCAGCATCGTTTCCACGCCGAACGCTCCGGCCGCCATCGGCACCTATTCGCAGGCGGTGAAGGCGGGCAACACGGTCTACATCTCCGGGCAGATCGGCCTCGACCCTGTCTCCATGCAGATGGCCGAGGGTTTCGAGGCGCAGACCGTGCGCGTGTTCGAGAACCTGAAGGCGCTTGCCGAGGCGGCCGGCGGCTCGCTCGCCGACGCCGTCAAGCTGACGATCTTCCTGACCGACCTGGGGAACTTCGCCAAGGTGAACGAGGTGATGGCGCGCTACTTCGCCGAGCCGTATCCGGCGCGCGCCGCCGTCGGCGTGAAGGAGCTGCCGCGCGGCGCGGTGGTCGAGGCCGACGCCATCCTGGTTCTCGGCTGA
- a CDS encoding DUF2802 domain-containing protein, producing the protein MAVDLLAVGGVLLALAVAAGAWWYVRARGLVPARGKTGVDAAAAGGARQPAPPQAEDDESDAADDDFDYAPELRPQPAAVTDDDAFRRSFEWQHLHRELERLQQRCAEQDRTIAGLRADVEDLRERLAPAPAGVSPEYDAALAYARRGVEAAAIAERCGITLAEAELVRAMAQR; encoded by the coding sequence GTGGCCGTCGATCTGCTGGCCGTCGGAGGCGTCCTGCTGGCCCTGGCGGTGGCGGCCGGCGCGTGGTGGTACGTGCGTGCGCGCGGGCTGGTGCCCGCGCGCGGCAAGACCGGGGTGGATGCAGCGGCGGCGGGCGGGGCCCGGCAGCCGGCTCCGCCGCAGGCCGAAGACGACGAGTCCGATGCGGCGGACGACGATTTCGACTACGCGCCCGAACTGCGGCCGCAGCCTGCCGCGGTCACGGATGACGATGCCTTCCGCAGGTCGTTCGAGTGGCAGCACCTGCACCGCGAATTGGAGCGGCTGCAGCAGCGGTGCGCCGAGCAGGACCGGACCATCGCCGGCCTGCGCGCCGACGTCGAGGATCTGCGCGAGCGGCTGGCGCCGGCGCCGGCCGGCGTCTCGCCCGAATACGACGCGGCCCTCGCGTATGCGCGCCGCGGCGTCGAGGCCGCCGCCATTGCGGAGCGCTGCGGCATCACGCTGGCCGAGGCCGAACTGGTCCGTGCCATGGCGCAGCGCTGA
- a CDS encoding YdcF family protein produces MPFDTSLLLFWLKKLVALVVLPPLMPLLLVAAGLLLLRRRRRLGLGLAWLGVALQLLLVFPPAVGLLLAPLEAQPVLQPAAARGAQAIVILGAGKRDHAPEFGGETVNRLALERLRYGARLARESGLPVLVSGGAPTGEQPEAVLMRQSLIEDFGVTPRWVEAGSRDTRDNARLSALQLKEAGVHRVLLVTHAAHMPRARAEFAAQGLDVVPAPTAWLGSHESQDHRLALLPSQNTAYAGWYALHEWLGLIAYRLSR; encoded by the coding sequence ATGCCGTTCGATACCTCGCTGCTGCTTTTCTGGCTGAAGAAACTCGTCGCCCTCGTGGTACTGCCGCCGCTGATGCCCCTGCTGCTCGTCGCAGCCGGGCTGTTGCTGCTGCGCCGCCGCCGGCGCCTCGGCCTGGGGCTGGCCTGGCTCGGCGTCGCGCTGCAGCTGCTGCTGGTCTTTCCTCCCGCCGTCGGCTTACTGCTGGCCCCGCTGGAGGCGCAGCCGGTGCTGCAGCCAGCGGCCGCCCGCGGCGCCCAGGCCATCGTGATCCTGGGGGCGGGCAAGCGCGACCATGCACCGGAGTTCGGCGGCGAAACCGTGAACCGGCTCGCGCTGGAACGGCTGCGCTACGGCGCGCGCCTGGCGCGCGAAAGCGGCCTGCCGGTGCTGGTGAGCGGCGGCGCGCCGACCGGCGAGCAGCCTGAAGCCGTGCTGATGCGGCAAAGCCTGATCGAGGATTTCGGCGTCACGCCGCGCTGGGTCGAGGCCGGATCGCGCGACACCCGCGACAATGCCCGCCTGTCGGCGCTGCAGTTGAAGGAGGCCGGCGTGCACCGTGTGCTACTGGTCACCCATGCGGCGCACATGCCGCGTGCGCGCGCCGAGTTCGCGGCACAGGGCCTCGACGTGGTGCCGGCGCCCACCGCCTGGCTGGGCAGCCACGAATCGCAGGACCACAGGCTGGCGCTGCTGCCCAGCCAGAACACGGCCTACGCCGGCTGGTACGCCCTGCACGAATGGCTGGGCCTGATCGCCTACCGGCTGTCGCGCTGA
- a CDS encoding enoyl-CoA hydratase/isomerase family protein, with product MAGTALLDVASGVATLTLNRPGALNALSVEMMQDLSAAARELAGRKDVGVVVVTGAGDHFMAGGDLKDFARHLHLSPEARLAAFKAMIVQYINPTVETLQSLGQPVVAKVRGACAGFGLSLMVGCDLAVCADDATFATAYSAIGLPGDGGASYFLPRIVGRRKAAELLLLGERFDAAQALRLGLVNRCVPAAELDAEVGLLAERLASGPRHAYAEIKRLLADSHGNQIESQLQSEAEAFARCGATADFAEGVTAFLEKRRAVFRKA from the coding sequence ATGGCCGGAACCGCATTGCTCGACGTCGCCAGCGGCGTCGCCACCCTGACGCTGAACCGACCCGGCGCGCTCAACGCGCTGTCGGTCGAGATGATGCAGGACCTTTCGGCCGCCGCGCGCGAACTCGCCGGGCGCAAGGATGTGGGCGTGGTGGTCGTCACCGGCGCGGGCGATCACTTCATGGCGGGAGGCGACCTGAAGGACTTCGCGCGCCACCTGCATCTGTCGCCCGAGGCGCGCCTGGCCGCGTTCAAGGCGATGATCGTGCAGTACATCAACCCCACCGTCGAGACGCTGCAGAGCCTGGGCCAGCCGGTGGTCGCCAAGGTGCGCGGCGCCTGCGCCGGGTTCGGCCTGTCGCTGATGGTCGGCTGCGATCTTGCCGTATGCGCCGACGACGCGACGTTCGCCACCGCCTACTCGGCGATCGGGCTGCCGGGCGACGGCGGCGCCTCGTATTTCCTGCCCCGCATCGTCGGCCGGCGCAAGGCCGCCGAGCTGTTGCTGCTGGGCGAGCGCTTCGACGCGGCGCAGGCCCTGCGGCTGGGCCTCGTCAATCGCTGCGTGCCCGCAGCCGAGCTGGACGCCGAGGTTGGCCTGCTGGCGGAACGGCTCGCGAGCGGGCCGCGCCACGCCTACGCGGAAATCAAGCGCCTGCTCGCCGATTCGCACGGCAACCAGATCGAATCGCAACTGCAGAGCGAGGCCGAAGCCTTCGCACGCTGCGGCGCGACGGCGGACTTTGCCGAGGGCGTGACGGCCTTCCTGGAAAAGCGCAGGGCGGTGTTCAGGAAGGCGTGA
- a CDS encoding acetyl-CoA C-acyltransferase, with protein MSRQIQDAYIVAAVRTPVGRRNGVFRRVRPDDMLAHVLRAVVAKVPGLDPQEIGDVIAGCAMPEAEQGMNVARIGLLLAGLPERVPGVTINRFCASGLQAVADAAARIRLGEADVMIAAGTESMSAMPQIMGNKVSINPEIFAHAENRSIAFGMGLTAEKVAEQWRVGREDQDAFAAESHRRACAAIADGRFAGEIAPYTVRSHLPGEDGAVRIVESVVRHDEGPRADSSVESLARLKPVFAARGSVTAGNSSQMSDGAAAVLLMSEAALRRSGAVPIARVAAYAVAGVPPAVMGIGPVEAIPRALAQAGIAQDEVDWIELNEAFAAQALAVIGQLGLDPARVNPQGGAIALGHPLGATGAIRTATLMSAMQRDANLRYGMISMCIGTGMGAAGVFERV; from the coding sequence ATGAGCAGACAGATCCAGGATGCCTACATCGTCGCCGCCGTCCGCACCCCGGTGGGCCGGCGCAACGGCGTCTTCCGCCGCGTGCGCCCGGACGACATGCTGGCGCACGTGCTGCGCGCCGTGGTGGCGAAGGTGCCGGGGCTCGATCCGCAGGAGATCGGCGACGTCATCGCGGGCTGCGCGATGCCCGAGGCCGAGCAGGGCATGAACGTCGCCCGCATCGGCCTGCTGCTGGCCGGCCTGCCCGAGCGCGTGCCGGGCGTGACGATCAACCGCTTCTGCGCCTCCGGGCTGCAGGCGGTGGCCGATGCCGCGGCCCGCATCCGGCTGGGCGAGGCCGACGTGATGATCGCCGCCGGCACCGAGAGCATGAGCGCGATGCCGCAGATCATGGGCAACAAGGTGAGCATCAATCCGGAGATCTTCGCCCATGCGGAAAACCGCAGCATCGCCTTCGGCATGGGGCTGACCGCGGAAAAGGTCGCCGAGCAGTGGCGGGTGGGCCGCGAAGACCAGGACGCCTTCGCCGCCGAATCGCACCGTCGCGCCTGCGCGGCCATCGCCGACGGCCGCTTCGCCGGCGAGATCGCGCCCTATACCGTGCGCAGCCACCTGCCGGGCGAGGATGGAGCGGTGCGCATCGTGGAGAGCGTGGTGCGGCACGACGAAGGGCCGCGTGCCGACTCCTCCGTCGAGAGCCTCGCCAGATTGAAGCCCGTCTTTGCCGCACGCGGTTCGGTGACGGCCGGCAACAGCTCGCAGATGTCGGACGGCGCGGCCGCCGTACTGCTGATGAGCGAGGCCGCGCTCAGGCGCAGCGGCGCCGTGCCCATCGCGCGCGTCGCGGCGTATGCGGTGGCGGGCGTCCCGCCTGCGGTGATGGGCATCGGGCCGGTGGAGGCCATCCCGCGCGCCCTGGCGCAGGCAGGCATCGCGCAGGACGAAGTGGACTGGATCGAACTGAACGAAGCCTTCGCGGCGCAGGCGCTGGCGGTCATCGGGCAGCTCGGCCTCGATCCCGCCCGCGTGAATCCGCAGGGCGGCGCCATCGCACTGGGCCATCCGCTGGGCGCAACCGGCGCGATCCGTACCGCCACGCTGATGTCGGCCATGCAGCGCGACGCCAACCTGCGCTACGGCATGATCAGCATGTGCATCGGCACCGGCATGGGCGCGGCGGGCGTCTTCGAGCGGGTCTGA